One Paracoccus liaowanqingii DNA window includes the following coding sequences:
- a CDS encoding fumarylacetoacetate hydrolase family protein: MKLVRFGASGAETPGLIDAEGRIRDLSAHVPDLSGAHLHADALARLAGLDPASLPLVEGNPRLGPPVAGTGKFICIGLNYADHAAESGMEVPPEPVIFMKATSAICGPDDPIVIPRGSEKTDWEVELAVIIGTPAKYVTEADAMSHVAGFAVTNDVSERAFQTERAGQWTKGKSCDNFGQLGPWLVTPDEVADPQDLGMWLTVNGERMQDGSTRTMVYQVPFLIHYLSQFMTLHPGDVISTGTPPGVGMGMRPQRFLKPGDVVELGIDGLGRQRQDVIAD; the protein is encoded by the coding sequence ATGAAACTCGTTCGCTTTGGCGCATCCGGCGCCGAGACACCCGGCCTGATCGATGCCGAGGGCCGGATCCGCGACCTCTCGGCGCATGTTCCCGACCTGTCGGGCGCGCATCTGCATGCCGACGCGCTGGCCCGGCTGGCGGGCCTGGACCCGGCCTCGCTGCCGCTGGTCGAGGGCAACCCGCGCCTTGGGCCCCCGGTGGCGGGTACGGGCAAGTTCATCTGCATCGGCCTGAACTATGCCGATCACGCCGCGGAATCCGGCATGGAGGTCCCGCCCGAGCCGGTGATCTTCATGAAGGCCACCAGCGCCATCTGCGGCCCCGACGATCCGATCGTCATCCCGCGCGGCAGCGAGAAGACCGATTGGGAGGTTGAGCTGGCCGTCATCATCGGCACGCCCGCCAAATATGTGACCGAGGCCGACGCCATGTCCCATGTCGCGGGCTTTGCGGTGACGAACGACGTGTCCGAGCGCGCCTTCCAAACGGAGCGTGCGGGCCAGTGGACCAAGGGCAAGTCCTGCGACAATTTCGGCCAGCTGGGCCCATGGCTGGTGACCCCGGACGAGGTCGCGGATCCGCAGGACCTGGGGATGTGGCTGACCGTCAACGGCGAGAGGATGCAGGACGGCTCGACCCGGACGATGGTCTATCAGGTGCCGTTCCTGATCCACTACCTCAGCCAGTTCATGACCCTGCACCCGGGCGATGTGATCTCGACCGGGACGCCGCCGGGCGTGGGCATGGGCATGCGCCCGCAGCGCTTCCTGAAGCCCGGCGACGTGGTCGAGCTGGGCATCGACGGCCTGGGCCGCCAGCGCCAGGACGTGATCGCCGACTAG
- a CDS encoding PfkB family carbohydrate kinase, whose product MTPTPCAVTLGSLHYDIVVDAPHRPAAGETVTGSAWRPVFGGKGGNQAAAVVAAGVPCRMVSAVGDDAFGPFLRDGLRRAGVDDAHVATIPGTGSGMSMAIMDAGGDYGAVIVSGANLAIDPGVLAKDALWQDATHLVLQNEIPEALNLAAAEAARARGVTTVLNAAPARPMSDAMARAVDILVVNAGEAEALCGRKVASLEDAGIAARALAARFRVVVVTAGGDGVAVEGQDISHAEPGHAVALVSTHGAGDCFIGTMVAELVRRESLGDAVATANLAAARHVSQPR is encoded by the coding sequence ATGACCCCGACCCCCTGCGCCGTCACCCTCGGCAGCCTGCATTACGACATCGTCGTCGATGCCCCCCATCGTCCCGCGGCAGGCGAGACGGTGACCGGCAGCGCCTGGCGGCCGGTCTTCGGGGGCAAGGGCGGCAATCAGGCCGCCGCCGTCGTCGCGGCCGGGGTACCCTGCCGCATGGTCTCGGCGGTGGGCGACGACGCCTTCGGGCCCTTCCTGCGCGACGGCCTGCGCCGGGCGGGCGTGGACGACGCCCATGTCGCGACCATCCCCGGAACAGGATCGGGGATGAGCATGGCGATCATGGATGCGGGCGGCGACTATGGCGCGGTGATCGTGTCGGGCGCCAACCTGGCCATCGATCCCGGGGTGCTGGCCAAGGACGCCCTCTGGCAGGACGCCACCCATCTGGTGCTGCAGAACGAGATCCCCGAGGCGCTGAACCTGGCCGCCGCCGAGGCCGCCCGCGCGCGGGGCGTGACGACCGTGCTGAACGCCGCCCCCGCGCGGCCGATGTCCGACGCGATGGCCCGGGCGGTCGATATCCTCGTCGTCAACGCAGGCGAGGCCGAGGCGCTGTGCGGCCGGAAGGTCGCCTCGCTTGAGGATGCCGGGATCGCCGCGCGCGCACTGGCGGCGCGATTCCGGGTGGTCGTGGTCACCGCGGGCGGGGACGGCGTGGCGGTCGAGGGCCAGGACATCAGCCATGCCGAACCGGGGCATGCCGTCGCTCTGGTCAGCACGCATGGGGCCGGCGACTGCTTCATCGGCACGATGGTGGCGGAACTCGTTCGGCGGGAATCCCTCGGCGACGCCGTCGCCACCGCCAATCTGGCGGCAGCCCGGCATGTCTCGCAACCCAGATGA
- a CDS encoding MurR/RpiR family transcriptional regulator, giving the protein MEQYDPRSIGAQIRMRLPFLTPLEGRVVEGMTGRTDLDRTTALRQVAEDAGVSDAMVVKIAKKLGFAGFRDFREALVVYRQTDVASLHSEISPDDSSADIIRKVFQTSMQALEETMSILNVEAFDRAADLLHRARQRDFYGVGGSAQIARDVAHKFLRIGLRAGVQDDPHMMLMSASLLGPDDVAVAFSHSGTTSNVIEAARLAREQGARVIAITNYATAPLSELADIALCSTAQGSPLLGENAAARIAQLNIMDAIFVAVAQRDLDRSEAQLDRTRKAVEAKRRR; this is encoded by the coding sequence ATGGAACAGTACGACCCGCGCAGCATCGGTGCGCAGATCCGGATGCGGCTGCCCTTCCTGACGCCGCTGGAAGGGCGGGTCGTCGAGGGGATGACCGGTCGCACCGACCTGGACCGCACCACCGCGCTGCGGCAGGTGGCCGAGGATGCGGGCGTGTCGGATGCGATGGTCGTCAAGATCGCCAAGAAGCTGGGCTTCGCGGGATTTCGCGACTTCCGCGAGGCCCTGGTGGTCTATCGCCAGACCGACGTGGCCTCGCTCCATTCCGAGATCTCGCCCGACGACAGCTCGGCGGACATCATCCGCAAGGTGTTCCAGACCTCGATGCAGGCGCTGGAGGAGACGATGTCGATCCTGAACGTCGAGGCCTTCGACCGGGCCGCCGACCTGCTTCACCGCGCCCGGCAGCGCGACTTCTACGGTGTCGGCGGATCGGCCCAGATCGCCCGCGACGTGGCCCACAAGTTCCTGCGCATCGGCCTGCGGGCGGGCGTGCAGGACGACCCGCACATGATGCTGATGTCGGCCTCGCTGCTGGGGCCGGACGACGTGGCCGTGGCCTTCAGCCATTCCGGCACCACCTCGAACGTGATCGAGGCCGCGCGACTGGCCCGCGAACAGGGTGCGCGCGTCATCGCCATCACCAACTACGCCACCGCGCCCCTGTCGGAACTGGCCGACATCGCCCTCTGCTCGACCGCCCAGGGCTCGCCCCTGCTGGGAGAGAACGCCGCCGCGCGCATCGCGCAGCTCAACATCATGGACGCGATCTTCGTCGCCGTCGCGCAGCGTGATCTGGACCGCTCGGAAGCGCAGCTGGACCGGACCCGCAAGGCGGTCGAGGCCAAGCGCCGCCGCTGA